From the genome of Candidatus Babeliales bacterium, one region includes:
- a CDS encoding undecaprenyl/decaprenyl-phosphate alpha-N-acetylglucosaminyl 1-phosphate transferase, with protein sequence MFILRSISACILSFIVTFLLVPVMRSLAYTFGIIDVPDGKIKTHKQATPYLGGIAVYAGFLFALAATMSLSTDIIPLVVGCTVLLFVGLLDDIITITPLQKFLGQLGAAIILVKGGFYLKDEFFHTYWFLAIPCSLLWILTITNAINLVDIMDGLAVTIAGGATLSFLVIALFAQNSTAALMVASLLGALIAFYLFNKMPARIYLGDAGALFIGGVLASVPFLFNWSLIQKYGLVSPLVILGVPILEVCSLIAIRMKNNIPFYLGSPHHFAHYLQRKKWMNKVILFFVLGVSLLLGVIAGLFLYGYLSIWHMFWVLGGVLGFWLAIVY encoded by the coding sequence ATGTTTATTCTTCGCAGTATAAGTGCGTGTATTCTGTCGTTTATTGTAACATTTCTTCTTGTGCCTGTTATGCGATCACTGGCTTATACGTTTGGCATTATCGATGTTCCGGACGGCAAAATAAAAACTCACAAGCAAGCAACTCCATATTTGGGAGGAATTGCAGTTTATGCAGGTTTTCTTTTTGCGCTTGCAGCGACCATGTCATTGTCTACAGATATTATTCCTCTTGTTGTAGGGTGCACAGTATTATTGTTTGTGGGCCTCCTTGATGACATCATAACAATTACGCCCTTACAAAAATTTTTAGGACAACTTGGTGCCGCAATTATCTTGGTCAAGGGGGGCTTTTATCTTAAAGATGAATTTTTTCATACCTATTGGTTCCTTGCTATTCCATGTTCATTGTTGTGGATATTGACAATTACGAACGCAATCAATCTTGTGGATATTATGGATGGACTTGCGGTTACCATTGCGGGAGGAGCGACTTTATCCTTTTTGGTGATTGCATTGTTTGCGCAAAATAGTACTGCAGCACTTATGGTTGCCTCATTATTAGGAGCGCTTATTGCTTTTTACTTGTTCAATAAAATGCCTGCGCGCATTTATCTGGGAGACGCTGGAGCCCTCTTTATTGGGGGAGTTCTTGCCAGTGTTCCGTTTCTTTTCAATTGGAGTCTAATACAAAAATATGGATTGGTTTCTCCTCTTGTAATTTTGGGGGTTCCGATTCTCGAAGTCTGCTCATTGATTGCCATACGAATGAAAAATAATATTCCGTTTTATTTGGGGAGCCCCCACCACTTTGCCCATTATCTCCAACGCAAAAAGTGGATGAATAAGGTTATTTTGTTCTTTGTCTTAGGGGTATCCCTCTTACTTGGTGTGATTGCTGGATTGTTTCTATATGGATATCTAAGTATATGGCACATGTTCTGGGTTCTTGGGGGGGTGCTTGGGTTCTGGTTGGCTATAGTGTACTAG
- a CDS encoding deoxyribonuclease IV, with product MGKKPFVCGAHMSIAGGFDKAVQRGASIGCTALQIFTKSNRQWHARPIIQDSIAAFNEALQETGIQKKHIVAHASYLINLGATSQETFEKSHKALKEELSRCDRLGIPYLVLHPGSRGKQELNDALKQISSAIKETLSHHDGTAKLLIETMAGQGTNVGATFEEIAYLLQHINHPSQTGVCVDTCHIFAAGYDLRTKITYKNTWKFFDDIIGLHHVKAFHLNDSKTSLTSKIDRHEHIGKGKLGLEPFRLLMNDERFLHIPKLLETPDQHGLKDYERNLTILNNLVT from the coding sequence ATGGGAAAAAAACCATTTGTATGTGGCGCACACATGTCAATTGCAGGAGGCTTTGATAAAGCAGTACAACGCGGAGCATCTATTGGGTGTACAGCATTACAAATTTTTACAAAAAGTAATCGGCAATGGCATGCGCGACCAATCATTCAGGATTCGATAGCCGCATTCAACGAGGCATTACAAGAAACAGGCATTCAAAAAAAACATATTGTTGCACATGCAAGCTACTTAATTAATCTTGGCGCAACATCCCAAGAAACATTTGAAAAATCACATAAAGCATTAAAGGAAGAATTAAGTAGATGCGACCGATTGGGAATACCTTACCTTGTGCTCCATCCCGGATCCAGAGGGAAACAAGAGCTGAATGATGCATTAAAACAAATCTCATCAGCTATAAAAGAAACGTTATCTCATCACGATGGAACAGCAAAGCTATTGATTGAAACAATGGCAGGACAAGGAACAAATGTTGGCGCAACATTCGAAGAAATTGCTTATTTACTTCAACACATCAACCATCCAAGTCAGACAGGTGTTTGCGTGGATACATGCCACATATTTGCAGCGGGATATGATCTTCGCACGAAGATAACATACAAAAACACATGGAAGTTCTTCGATGACATAATCGGATTACACCATGTGAAGGCTTTTCATCTTAATGATTCAAAAACGTCGCTTACATCCAAAATCGATAGACATGAACATATTGGAAAAGGAAAATTAGGGCTCGAGCCATTCAGATTACTGATGAATGACGAACGCTTCTTACATATTCCTAAGCTACTCGAGACTCCAGATCAACATGGCCTCAAAGATTATGAACGTAACCTTACCATCTTGAATAATCTGGTCACCTAG
- the aspS gene encoding aspartate--tRNA ligase has product MKIQRTVSCGQVTQEHVDKKIQLSGWVNKRRDHGGLIFIDLRDRTGLMQLVFNPDIAAEAHKAAHALRSEYVISVCGIVYPRPTETVNEKLPTGKLELYVTELEILNRAKMLPFSLEDAENVDEELRLKYRYLDLRRKRMYSNMALRSDVIFLMRYFLQQHGFHEIETPTLTKDTPEGAREFLVPSRLHHGFFYALPQSPQLYKQLLMAGGIERYFQVARCFRDEDLRADRQPEFTQLDLELSFVTAQDIQDLMEALLVYIMKAVKGIEIPRPFTRIVYEQAFEVYGSDKPDLRFELKIQDLSTLFKDTSLKFLQTVLQQDGRIGALHVAGKTFTRSELDSWVIRAQNLGAKGLLWVRFDEDGKPESPVAKFLPDDFLFRVANVIPSCTKNDTLFIIAGPYKEAWTSLGRLRLELGEALNLIPHDVYNFSWIVDFPLFEYDADAKCWNATHHPFTSPTEEWENQEPGEMHAKAYDVILNGVELGGGSIRIHDQAVQKKMFELLGLSTEETQEKFGFLLEAQELGFPPHGGIALGLDRLIMLLTNSNSIRDVIAFPKTQRGFDLMMSAPASVDAAKLREYGLVVKKK; this is encoded by the coding sequence ATGAAGATACAAAGGACGGTCTCCTGTGGCCAGGTAACTCAGGAACATGTTGACAAAAAAATCCAGCTAAGCGGATGGGTCAATAAGCGCCGAGATCATGGAGGATTGATTTTTATCGATCTACGAGATAGAACCGGTCTTATGCAGCTGGTATTTAATCCTGATATTGCCGCTGAGGCACATAAAGCTGCCCATGCTCTGCGCTCTGAATATGTGATCTCTGTTTGTGGTATAGTTTATCCTCGTCCGACAGAAACGGTTAACGAGAAATTACCGACCGGCAAATTGGAGCTCTATGTTACTGAACTAGAAATTCTTAATAGGGCAAAGATGTTGCCATTCTCTTTAGAAGACGCGGAGAATGTTGATGAGGAATTGCGGTTGAAATACCGCTACTTGGATTTGCGTCGTAAGCGCATGTACAGCAATATGGCGCTTCGTAGTGATGTTATATTTCTAATGAGATATTTCCTGCAACAACATGGGTTCCATGAAATTGAAACACCAACCCTTACTAAAGATACTCCCGAAGGTGCGCGTGAGTTTTTAGTTCCTTCACGTCTTCACCATGGGTTCTTTTATGCCCTACCACAGTCGCCACAGTTATATAAGCAGTTACTCATGGCCGGTGGTATTGAGCGATATTTTCAGGTAGCTCGTTGTTTCCGTGACGAAGATCTTAGGGCTGATCGTCAGCCGGAATTTACCCAGCTTGATCTTGAACTTTCTTTTGTAACAGCGCAAGATATCCAGGATCTGATGGAAGCCTTGTTGGTATATATCATGAAGGCGGTCAAAGGCATTGAAATTCCGAGACCATTTACACGCATAGTATATGAGCAGGCATTTGAGGTGTACGGATCAGATAAGCCCGATTTGCGGTTTGAGCTCAAGATTCAGGACCTCAGCACACTCTTTAAAGACACGTCATTAAAATTTCTACAGACTGTTTTGCAGCAGGATGGTCGTATTGGGGCGCTACACGTTGCTGGAAAAACATTTACACGGTCTGAGCTTGATAGTTGGGTAATACGAGCACAAAACCTTGGTGCAAAGGGGTTGTTATGGGTGCGTTTTGATGAGGATGGCAAACCTGAGTCCCCGGTGGCTAAGTTCTTGCCAGATGACTTTCTGTTTCGTGTTGCAAACGTTATTCCATCATGCACCAAGAATGATACGTTATTTATTATTGCAGGGCCGTATAAAGAAGCATGGACATCTTTGGGGCGCTTACGCCTTGAGCTGGGAGAAGCATTGAACTTGATCCCGCATGACGTTTATAATTTTTCATGGATTGTTGATTTTCCTCTCTTTGAATATGACGCGGATGCAAAATGCTGGAATGCGACGCATCATCCATTTACATCGCCAACCGAGGAATGGGAAAATCAGGAGCCTGGTGAGATGCACGCTAAAGCCTACGACGTGATCTTGAATGGTGTTGAGCTTGGCGGTGGATCTATTCGTATTCATGACCAAGCTGTTCAAAAGAAAATGTTTGAGCTGCTAGGGCTATCTACTGAGGAAACCCAAGAAAAATTCGGGTTCCTTCTCGAGGCGCAGGAGTTAGGGTTTCCGCCTCATGGGGGTATAGCTCTTGGCTTGGATCGCTTGATTATGTTATTAACTAATTCGAATTCAATTCGCGATGTCATTGCATTTCCAAAGACACAGCGAGGATTTGATTTAATGATGAGTGCCCCAGCATCGGTTGATGCAGCTAAGTTGCGCGAGTATGGGCTAGTAGTGAAAAAGAAATAA
- the eno gene encoding phosphopyruvate hydratase — translation MKVADLRGREIFDSRGYPTLECEVTLESGASVIASVPSGASTGKNEALELRDGGSRLMGKGVTKSIQIIEDVIAPVFIGQELNAPAMDEILVQLDGTQHKSKLGANTTLAVSMALYRAQSIQEQVSLYEIIAWWCGRESVAMPIPLFNVINGGAHADNNLLIQEIMVVPVGAQNFRDALECSIVLYHELKAILKKKGKSIAVGDEGGFAPQFSDEIEALNILNEALLACDKQRSNIFSVALDMAASQFYKPRLKKYDWHGDQVTADQMIEYYEQLIDNFPIYSIEDGLAETDWAGWKKMMKRLGDRVQIVADDLTVTNPKFIEKCANEQAANAVIIKPNQIGTVTETLQAMQIAEERDMNIIVSHRSGETEDTFIADLAIGAMAGQFKAGGCARGERMAKYNRLLRIEDTLMNLMMDTKLTA, via the coding sequence ATGAAGGTAGCTGATCTACGTGGGCGTGAAATATTTGATTCTCGTGGATATCCCACACTTGAATGTGAAGTGACATTAGAAAGCGGCGCAAGTGTTATTGCGTCCGTGCCATCAGGAGCATCGACAGGAAAAAATGAGGCACTTGAACTCCGTGATGGAGGTTCTCGCCTGATGGGAAAGGGTGTTACCAAATCAATACAAATCATTGAAGATGTTATAGCTCCTGTGTTTATTGGGCAGGAACTGAATGCGCCTGCCATGGATGAGATTTTAGTGCAGTTAGATGGAACTCAACATAAAAGCAAATTGGGTGCTAATACGACATTGGCTGTTAGTATGGCATTGTATCGTGCACAAAGTATTCAGGAGCAGGTTTCACTGTATGAGATTATTGCATGGTGGTGTGGCAGAGAATCGGTTGCTATGCCAATCCCTTTGTTTAATGTCATTAACGGCGGGGCACATGCAGATAATAATCTCTTGATACAGGAAATTATGGTGGTTCCTGTTGGTGCGCAAAATTTTAGGGATGCCCTTGAATGTTCAATTGTCCTTTATCATGAACTTAAAGCTATCTTGAAAAAGAAGGGCAAAAGTATTGCGGTTGGTGATGAAGGTGGTTTTGCTCCCCAGTTTTCTGATGAAATCGAAGCTCTTAATATATTAAATGAGGCGCTCCTAGCTTGTGATAAACAGCGTAGCAATATCTTCTCTGTTGCGCTTGATATGGCTGCATCACAGTTTTATAAACCACGCTTAAAAAAATATGACTGGCATGGTGACCAGGTTACGGCAGACCAAATGATTGAATATTACGAACAGCTGATTGATAACTTCCCTATCTATTCTATTGAAGACGGACTTGCAGAAACTGATTGGGCTGGATGGAAAAAAATGATGAAAAGGCTTGGTGACAGGGTACAAATTGTTGCTGATGATCTTACGGTTACCAATCCTAAATTCATTGAAAAATGCGCAAACGAACAAGCAGCCAATGCCGTGATTATTAAACCAAATCAGATTGGTACAGTGACTGAAACTTTGCAAGCAATGCAGATAGCTGAAGAACGGGATATGAATATTATCGTATCTCATCGTTCGGGAGAAACCGAAGATACATTTATTGCTGATCTAGCAATTGGTGCTATGGCAGGACAATTCAAAGCTGGTGGTTGTGCGCGTGGTGAACGTATGGCGAAATACAACCGCTTATTGCGTATAGAAGATACGTTGATGAATCTTATGATGGATACGAAACTTACAGCGTAA
- the pilM gene encoding pilus assembly protein PilM: protein MIRNVLLPEKVNDYYVFPQRAVGLEIRVNEVIACKSYMYGTTKTLEALFRETVPNEIPEALTTALANIKAKLGKYDILRTAFPSSLVTFRSLTLPFISRDKIELVLPYEVEKLLPFSTQDALLDFIITEKGTNHSTILVAATQKQHVAEHIAQLEAGGLTPTSIIVDLFAAYEIWKQCNAPAQTTAALIILGMNHINIGYIKNGQLVDCRTIKTQSEFTTETISSIGQTLTSFGRIGPEVTELFICSGNNLINVQKDLHSKLNMPVTILEGTSFINKEGILGNIEITNDALISCVLSLPNDASEYCSLMSQEFEKPSMNLFAQQLFTALGLFITTIIMLFTISQMQLTKVEMSIKQSEQKLKNTIQSNLNVSGERNVERLVEEAQSYVETQNRIWFAFSRSTRSSFLTYLEKLCGAIDTESTELKLKNLTITHDLITLKGEVKDIPALVIFEEELNKAQLGTVSRPQEPAFNITITLSKDVESI from the coding sequence ATGATACGCAATGTACTGTTACCCGAAAAAGTGAATGATTACTACGTCTTTCCCCAGCGCGCCGTTGGTCTCGAAATACGGGTTAACGAAGTCATTGCATGTAAAAGTTATATGTATGGGACAACCAAAACGCTCGAAGCACTCTTTCGAGAAACAGTACCCAATGAAATACCGGAAGCACTAACAACTGCACTCGCAAACATTAAGGCCAAACTAGGGAAATATGATATATTAAGGACAGCATTCCCTAGTTCACTAGTAACATTTCGCTCACTGACATTGCCTTTTATTTCCCGGGATAAAATTGAGTTGGTACTTCCATATGAGGTAGAAAAACTTCTTCCTTTTTCTACGCAGGATGCACTACTTGATTTTATCATCACTGAAAAGGGAACGAATCATTCAACAATCTTAGTCGCCGCTACACAAAAGCAACACGTTGCTGAACACATAGCACAGCTTGAGGCTGGAGGCTTAACTCCTACCAGTATCATTGTCGACCTTTTTGCAGCTTATGAAATATGGAAACAATGTAATGCCCCAGCACAAACTACCGCTGCATTAATCATTCTCGGCATGAATCATATCAACATTGGGTATATCAAGAATGGACAACTCGTTGACTGTCGTACTATCAAAACGCAATCAGAATTCACTACAGAAACTATTAGTAGCATAGGCCAAACGTTAACTAGCTTTGGTAGGATTGGCCCAGAGGTCACAGAACTCTTTATTTGTTCAGGAAATAACCTAATCAATGTTCAGAAAGACCTGCATTCAAAACTAAATATGCCCGTTACCATCTTAGAGGGGACTTCGTTTATTAATAAAGAAGGGATCCTGGGCAACATAGAAATAACAAATGACGCACTAATAAGTTGCGTACTCAGCCTCCCTAATGATGCCTCTGAATATTGCTCCTTGATGAGCCAGGAATTTGAGAAGCCAAGCATGAACCTATTTGCACAACAACTATTTACAGCACTAGGGCTTTTTATCACTACCATTATTATGCTGTTTACAATTAGCCAGATGCAACTCACTAAAGTAGAAATGTCTATTAAACAATCTGAACAGAAACTCAAAAATACCATCCAAAGTAATCTCAACGTTTCTGGTGAACGAAACGTTGAGCGCCTTGTCGAAGAAGCACAAAGTTATGTTGAAACACAGAATCGAATTTGGTTTGCCTTTTCACGTTCAACCCGCTCTTCATTCCTAACATATCTCGAGAAACTTTGCGGGGCGATCGATACAGAGAGTACAGAGCTAAAACTAAAAAATCTCACGATAACCCATGACCTCATCACACTCAAGGGAGAAGTCAAAGACATTCCTGCCCTCGTGATATTCGAGGAAGAACTGAATAAGGCACAGCTCGGCACCGTATCTCGGCCACAGGAACCTGCATTCAATATTACCATTACCCTTAGCAAAGATGTGGAGTCAATATGA